From the Streptomyces pluripotens genome, one window contains:
- a CDS encoding sensor histidine kinase — MQGRFKRDGSASAEPESHGGTDRGSSPQHAQSQGPAPSGDGGERGGRTGASAPPNSPVPPGTVKPDTPTPTVEPGKGPTGTGSRLALRNWRISTRLVSLLALPVVAATTLGALRINESMDDIQQLDNMKLLTQMTKQATELAAALQEERDQSAGPLAHGGLKSTDYTVKGYQEKTDHARDNFLTASEQIDTASKNGNLQGVRDALVGIVHQLDDLAKIRKNAYQSKNNATQTVESYHRLITQLIGLSQDMAEASSNPEMISRTRALAAFSTAKEYASVQRAMIAAALPATTSSKGHLSKNDQLYGEAAYESEASELAIFRKIYADQNAEALLKPIEEGNPTIKAANTYAKRAFASPDGIESLPARSYRDWLDTSVTKIQQMKNIEHSLLEDMEQKARELKASSEQDAIISGALILIVLGISLVGAFVVARSMIRSLRRLQETATKVAQDRLPELVKQLSESDPQDVDTSVESVGVHSRDEIGQVAAAFDDVHREAVRLAAEQALLRGNVNAMFTNLSRRSQGLIQRQLSLISELESREADPDQLSSLFKLDHLATRMRRNGENLLVLAGEEPGRRWTRPVPLVDVLRAAASEVEQYERIELASVPTTEVAGRVVNDLVHLLAELLENATSFSSPQTKVKVTGHALPDGRVLIEIHDTGIGLSPEDLAAINERLASPPTVDVSVSRRMGLFVVGRLSQRHGIRIQLRPSDSGGTTALVMLPVDVAQGGKKPGQGKPGAPAPTGGPAAAQAAAGAAAARRASTGNGQGGGPLGAGSGPRGQVGAGQGPRAALPGAGQGGRPGAPGGARGPQGGPGSSQQNRPPAGTGAGGFGSPAPNAQQGLPTTHPGGQQDFFGGRGSQRTGGPAELGRQPQLPPRGGARAELPGGEAQSRTADWGGSQAPLPRAAQDAPRGHEEQDPAHTAPMPRVDDRQGPGSTADIPRIDDVPAATGEFPHADFNGFNDSQNTGQFAHPDNSQSGEFARPDGSQHTGQFAQPDAGQQTGQFAQPDAAHQDDRFGPRPDDRQGSGPFVRSDVFGQSVPEQQNDPQQTGQFEAQQAYRDSFNGGFDGSSTGRHALPGRQEPAQTGQFERPQPAGRNDFGAPRQPAPQQRTAGQEPGGRSVARRPGEGRGPSDGRTPLYDTLETNWFHGGAQQESAPAAQQPQAPAPAPQPSASNTGSWRTSPNDDLVRQAERVRQPSAGGVTTSGLPRRVPRANLVPGTAQQQQHQAGPQVSRAPDDVRGRLTNLRRGIAQGRQAGNGQTGSFPSPTHQQER; from the coding sequence GTGCAGGGACGTTTCAAGAGGGATGGCAGCGCTTCGGCAGAGCCGGAGTCGCACGGCGGAACCGACCGCGGTTCCTCGCCCCAGCACGCCCAGAGCCAGGGCCCGGCCCCGTCCGGAGACGGCGGTGAGCGGGGCGGACGCACCGGTGCGTCCGCCCCGCCGAACTCGCCGGTCCCGCCGGGAACCGTGAAGCCCGACACCCCCACACCGACAGTGGAGCCCGGCAAGGGCCCGACCGGTACCGGTTCGCGCCTTGCCCTGCGCAACTGGCGCATCTCCACGCGCCTGGTGTCGCTGCTCGCGCTGCCCGTGGTCGCGGCCACCACGCTGGGCGCGCTACGCATCAACGAGTCCATGGACGACATCCAGCAGCTCGACAACATGAAGCTGCTGACCCAGATGACCAAGCAGGCCACCGAGCTGGCCGCCGCCCTCCAGGAGGAGCGCGACCAGTCCGCGGGCCCGCTGGCTCACGGCGGACTGAAGTCGACCGACTACACGGTCAAGGGCTACCAGGAGAAGACCGACCACGCCCGCGACAACTTCCTCACCGCCTCCGAACAGATCGACACGGCCAGCAAGAACGGCAACCTGCAGGGTGTCCGTGACGCCCTCGTCGGCATCGTCCACCAGCTGGACGACCTGGCCAAGATCCGCAAGAACGCGTACCAGTCGAAGAACAACGCGACCCAGACGGTCGAGTCCTACCACCGGCTCATCACTCAGCTCATCGGCCTGTCCCAGGACATGGCCGAGGCGTCCAGCAACCCGGAGATGATCTCGCGCACCCGCGCCCTGGCGGCCTTCTCCACCGCCAAGGAGTACGCCTCCGTGCAGCGCGCCATGATCGCCGCCGCGCTGCCGGCGACCACCTCCTCCAAGGGGCACCTCTCAAAGAACGACCAGCTCTACGGCGAGGCGGCGTACGAGAGCGAGGCCTCCGAACTCGCGATCTTCCGGAAGATCTACGCCGACCAGAACGCGGAGGCGCTCCTCAAGCCGATCGAGGAGGGCAACCCCACGATCAAGGCCGCCAACACCTACGCCAAGCGTGCCTTCGCATCGCCGGACGGCATCGAGTCGCTGCCGGCGCGTTCGTACCGCGACTGGCTGGACACCAGCGTGACCAAGATCCAGCAGATGAAGAACATCGAGCACTCGCTGCTGGAGGACATGGAGCAGAAGGCCCGTGAGCTGAAGGCCTCCTCCGAGCAGGACGCGATCATCTCCGGTGCGCTGATCCTCATCGTCCTCGGTATCTCGCTGGTCGGCGCGTTCGTCGTGGCCCGATCCATGATCCGCTCGCTGCGCCGGCTGCAGGAGACGGCGACCAAGGTCGCCCAGGACCGCCTGCCCGAGCTGGTCAAGCAGCTGTCCGAGTCCGACCCCCAGGACGTCGACACCTCCGTCGAGTCGGTCGGTGTGCACTCCCGGGACGAGATCGGTCAGGTGGCCGCGGCCTTCGACGACGTGCACCGCGAGGCGGTCCGCCTCGCCGCCGAGCAGGCGCTGCTGCGGGGCAACGTCAACGCGATGTTCACCAACCTCTCCCGCCGCTCCCAGGGTCTGATCCAGCGCCAGCTGTCGCTGATCTCCGAGTTGGAGTCCCGCGAGGCCGACCCGGACCAGCTGTCCTCGCTGTTCAAGCTGGACCACCTCGCCACGCGTATGCGTCGTAACGGCGAGAACCTCCTCGTCCTCGCGGGTGAAGAGCCCGGCCGCCGCTGGACCCGCCCGGTCCCGCTGGTCGACGTGCTCCGCGCCGCCGCGTCCGAGGTGGAGCAGTACGAGCGCATCGAACTGGCCTCGGTACCCACCACCGAGGTCGCTGGCCGAGTCGTCAACGACCTCGTGCACCTGCTCGCCGAGCTACTGGAGAACGCCACCTCGTTCTCCTCGCCGCAGACCAAGGTCAAGGTCACTGGTCACGCGCTGCCCGACGGCCGCGTGCTGATCGAGATCCACGACACCGGTATCGGACTGTCGCCGGAGGACCTGGCCGCGATCAACGAGCGGCTGGCCTCGCCGCCCACCGTGGACGTCTCCGTCTCCCGCCGCATGGGCCTCTTCGTGGTCGGCCGGCTCTCCCAGCGACACGGCATCCGCATCCAGCTGCGCCCGTCCGACTCCGGTGGTACGACCGCGCTGGTCATGCTGCCCGTGGACGTCGCCCAGGGCGGCAAGAAGCCCGGTCAGGGCAAGCCGGGCGCACCCGCCCCCACAGGTGGCCCCGCTGCCGCACAAGCTGCGGCCGGTGCCGCCGCAGCCCGGCGCGCGAGCACCGGAAACGGCCAGGGAGGCGGTCCGCTCGGTGCCGGTAGCGGCCCGCGCGGTCAGGTCGGCGCCGGACAGGGGCCCCGGGCGGCGCTGCCTGGCGCGGGCCAGGGCGGCCGTCCGGGTGCGCCGGGCGGAGCGCGTGGTCCCCAGGGCGGTCCCGGGTCCTCCCAGCAGAACCGGCCGCCGGCCGGTACGGGTGCGGGTGGCTTCGGCTCCCCCGCGCCGAATGCCCAGCAAGGTCTACCCACCACGCATCCGGGCGGACAGCAGGACTTCTTCGGCGGCCGTGGGTCGCAGCGGACCGGTGGCCCCGCGGAGCTGGGCCGCCAGCCCCAGCTCCCGCCGCGCGGCGGCGCGCGGGCCGAACTGCCCGGCGGTGAGGCGCAGTCGCGCACCGCGGACTGGGGCGGCAGCCAGGCGCCGCTGCCACGGGCTGCGCAGGACGCTCCGCGCGGCCACGAAGAGCAGGATCCGGCGCACACCGCGCCCATGCCGCGCGTGGACGACCGGCAGGGTCCGGGTTCGACCGCGGACATACCCCGGATCGACGACGTTCCGGCCGCCACGGGCGAATTCCCGCATGCCGACTTCAATGGCTTCAACGACTCGCAGAACACGGGCCAGTTCGCCCACCCGGACAACTCCCAGTCGGGTGAGTTCGCGCGGCCCGACGGCTCCCAGCACACCGGGCAGTTCGCACAGCCGGATGCCGGGCAGCAGACGGGTCAGTTCGCACAGCCCGACGCCGCCCACCAGGATGACCGGTTCGGGCCCCGGCCCGACGACCGCCAGGGCTCCGGTCCGTTCGTCCGCTCCGACGTCTTCGGCCAGTCGGTACCCGAGCAGCAGAACGACCCCCAGCAGACGGGGCAGTTCGAGGCTCAGCAGGCGTACCGCGACTCCTTCAATGGCGGCTTCGACGGCAGCTCCACCGGCCGGCACGCCTTGCCCGGCCGCCAGGAACCCGCGCAGACGGGCCAGTTCGAGCGCCCGCAGCCGGCCGGCCGCAACGACTTCGGTGCCCCGCGGCAGCCGGCCCCGCAGCAGCGCACGGCCGGCCAGGAACCCGGCGGCCGGAGCGTCGCACGTCGGCCCGGTGAAGGGCGCGGCCCGAGCGACGGCCGTACCCCGCTGTACGACACCCTGGAAACCAACTGGTTCCACGGCGGTGCGCAGCAGGAGAGCGCGCCCGCGGCGCAGCAGCCGCAGGCGCCTGCCCCGGCTCCACAGCCCTCCGCCTCGAACACCGGTTCCTGGCGTACCTCGCCGAACGACGATCTCGTCCGGCAGGCAGAACGCGTCCGGCAGCCCTCCGCGGGTGGCGTCACCACCTCGGGTCTGCCGCGCCGCGTGCCCCGGGCGAACCTCGTCCCGGGCACGGCACAGCAGCAACAGCACCAAGCCGGTCCGCAGGTCTCGCGTGCGCCTGACGACGTACGTGGACGGCTGACCAATCTCCGTCGGGGCATCGCTCAGGGCCGTCAGGCCGGCAACGGCCAGACCGGCAGCTTCCCGAGCCCCACTCACCAGCAGGAGCGTTAG
- the leuC gene encoding 3-isopropylmalate dehydratase large subunit gives MGRTLAEKVWDDHVVRRAEGEPDLLYIDLHLLHEVTSPQAFDGLRKNGRKVRRLDLTIATEDHNTPTLDIDKPIADPVSRAQLETLRKNCAEFGVRLHPLGDVEQGVVHVVGPQLGLTQPGATVVCGDSHTSTHGAFGALAFGIGTSQVEHVLATQTLPMARPKTMAITVEGELPEGVTAKDLILAIIARIGTGGGQGYILEYRGSAIEKLSMEARMTICNMSIEAGARAGMIAPDETTFAYLKGRAHAPEGADWGAAVEYWKTLRTDDDAVFDAEVVIDAAELSPFVTWGTNPGQGAPLSASVPDPASYDDASERFAAEKALEYMGLEAGQALRSIRVDTVFVGSCTNGRIEDLRAAAAILRSRKVADGVRMLVVPGSARVGLQAVSEGLDVVFKEAGAEWRHAGCSMCLGMNPDQLAPGERSASTSNRNFEGRQGKGGRTHLVSPQVAAATAVLGRLASPADLTDDNAARTPAGVR, from the coding sequence ATGGGTAGGACACTCGCGGAGAAGGTCTGGGACGACCACGTCGTCCGGCGCGCCGAGGGCGAGCCCGACCTCCTCTACATCGATCTGCACCTGCTGCACGAGGTGACCAGCCCGCAGGCTTTCGACGGGCTGCGCAAGAACGGCCGGAAGGTGCGCCGCCTCGACCTCACCATCGCGACCGAAGATCACAACACCCCCACCCTCGACATCGACAAGCCCATCGCCGACCCGGTCTCCCGCGCCCAGCTGGAGACGCTGCGCAAGAACTGCGCCGAGTTCGGGGTACGCCTGCATCCGCTCGGCGACGTCGAGCAGGGCGTCGTGCACGTCGTCGGCCCTCAGCTGGGTCTGACCCAGCCGGGCGCCACCGTGGTCTGCGGCGACTCGCACACCTCCACGCACGGCGCGTTCGGCGCGCTGGCGTTCGGCATCGGCACCTCGCAGGTCGAGCATGTGCTGGCCACCCAGACGCTGCCGATGGCCCGTCCGAAGACCATGGCCATCACCGTCGAGGGGGAGCTGCCCGAGGGCGTCACCGCTAAGGACCTGATCCTGGCGATCATCGCGAGGATCGGCACCGGAGGAGGCCAGGGCTACATCCTGGAGTACCGTGGCTCCGCCATCGAGAAGCTCTCGATGGAGGCCCGCATGACCATCTGCAACATGTCGATCGAGGCCGGCGCCCGCGCGGGCATGATCGCCCCCGACGAAACCACCTTCGCCTACCTCAAGGGCCGCGCACACGCCCCCGAGGGCGCCGACTGGGGCGCCGCGGTGGAGTACTGGAAGACCCTACGCACCGACGACGACGCGGTCTTCGACGCCGAGGTCGTCATCGACGCCGCCGAACTGTCCCCGTTCGTCACCTGGGGCACCAATCCCGGCCAGGGCGCACCCCTTTCGGCATCCGTCCCCGACCCGGCTTCGTACGACGACGCATCGGAGCGCTTCGCCGCCGAAAAGGCCCTGGAATACATGGGGTTGGAGGCCGGTCAGGCGCTGCGCTCCATCAGGGTGGACACCGTCTTCGTAGGCTCCTGCACCAACGGCCGCATCGAGGACTTGCGCGCCGCCGCCGCGATCCTGCGGAGCCGCAAAGTCGCCGACGGCGTACGGATGCTGGTCGTCCCGGGCTCGGCGCGAGTCGGACTCCAGGCCGTTTCCGAGGGCCTGGACGTGGTCTTCAAGGAGGCCGGCGCCGAATGGCGGCACGCGGGCTGCTCGATGTGCCTGGGCATGAATCCCGACCAGCTGGCCCCGGGCGAGCGCTCCGCCTCCACCTCCAACCGCAACTTCGAGGGCCGGCAGGGCAAGGGCGGTCGTACCCACCTGGTGTCGCCGCAGGTGGCAGCCGCCACCGCCGTCCTGGGCCGCCTGGCCTCCCCGGCCGACCTGACCGACGACAACGCCGCCCGCACGCCTGCTGGAGTCCGATAA
- a CDS encoding MerR family transcriptional regulator yields the protein MRLAELSRRSGVSTATIKYYLREGLLPPGRQLNTTTAEYDAEHLRRLQLVRAMIQVGGLPVATVREVLGHVDDDSLGRTLRMGAALWALPQVPEPDEDDAFVRAAHQEAGALLETLGWSNAKLLTTVSPAYRSLVVAVAAFRRLGYDWDAELLVSYAKLMHEAARLDLDNVETYPSEAEKVETAVLSAVLVEPMLQALHRLAQEEESARRYGFE from the coding sequence ATGCGGCTTGCCGAGCTGAGCAGACGCAGTGGTGTGTCCACCGCGACGATCAAGTACTACCTGCGTGAGGGGCTGCTCCCGCCGGGCCGCCAGCTCAACACCACGACCGCGGAGTACGACGCGGAGCACCTGCGCCGGCTGCAACTGGTGCGCGCGATGATCCAGGTCGGCGGACTGCCGGTGGCCACGGTCCGGGAGGTACTGGGGCACGTCGACGACGATTCCCTGGGCCGGACCCTGCGGATGGGTGCGGCTTTGTGGGCACTGCCGCAGGTGCCGGAGCCGGACGAGGACGACGCGTTCGTGCGGGCGGCACACCAGGAGGCGGGCGCGTTGCTGGAGACCCTCGGCTGGTCCAACGCCAAGCTGCTGACGACCGTGTCCCCCGCGTACCGCTCCCTGGTAGTGGCGGTGGCCGCGTTCCGCCGGCTCGGCTACGACTGGGATGCCGAACTTCTGGTGTCATACGCCAAGTTGATGCACGAGGCAGCCAGACTCGACCTGGACAACGTGGAGACTTACCCCTCGGAGGCGGAGAAGGTGGAGACCGCGGTGCTCAGCGCGGTCCTGGTGGAGCCAATGCTGCAGGCCCTGCACCGACTGGCCCAGGAGGAGGAGTCGGCGCGGCGCTACGGCTTCGAGTGA
- a CDS encoding HAD family hydrolase, translating to MKIQAVVWDVDDTLFDYTTADRQGMGAHLAAEGLLAAYGGAEAALVRWREVTDQQWARYAAGEATFPEQRRDRVRVFLDEQLGDAEADAWFQRYIAHYEAAWSLFPDVLPALEALATSHRHAVLSNSSLTVQEPKLRTLGVRDRFEVVLCAAELGVSKPEAGAFLAACEALGLPPQEVAYVGDHPEIDGRGAVEAGLLSVWIDRGAAYARAVGEVVAHRISTLAELPALVRSDTRFGAPSTFR from the coding sequence ATGAAGATCCAGGCCGTGGTATGGGACGTCGACGACACTCTCTTTGACTACACGACCGCCGATCGGCAGGGCATGGGGGCGCACCTGGCGGCCGAGGGGCTCCTGGCCGCGTACGGTGGTGCGGAGGCGGCCCTGGTGCGGTGGCGGGAGGTCACCGACCAGCAGTGGGCGCGGTACGCAGCCGGAGAGGCCACCTTCCCGGAGCAGCGTCGTGACCGGGTCCGTGTGTTCCTGGACGAGCAACTGGGTGACGCCGAGGCCGATGCGTGGTTCCAGCGGTACATCGCGCACTACGAGGCCGCCTGGAGCCTGTTCCCGGACGTCCTGCCGGCTCTGGAGGCCCTCGCCACCAGCCACCGGCATGCGGTGCTGTCCAACTCCAGCCTCACCGTCCAGGAGCCCAAGCTGCGCACGCTCGGCGTCCGCGACCGTTTCGAGGTCGTGCTGTGCGCGGCCGAGCTGGGTGTGTCCAAGCCGGAGGCCGGGGCCTTCCTGGCGGCCTGCGAGGCGCTGGGCCTGCCTCCGCAGGAGGTGGCGTACGTCGGCGACCATCCGGAGATCGACGGCAGGGGTGCCGTCGAGGCCGGGTTGCTGTCGGTGTGGATCGACCGCGGGGCAGCCTACGCCCGAGCCGTCGGGGAGGTCGTGGCACACCGGATCTCGACCCTCGCCGAACTCCCCGCGCTCGTCCGCTCAGATACCCGTTTTGGAGCCCCGTCCACCTTCAGGTAA
- a CDS encoding fumarylacetoacetate hydrolase family protein produces the protein MRIARFSIDGNVAFGAVEGEKQDELVLDIIKGIPFAEHELSGTKVPLSKVRLLPPVLPSKVVAFGRNYAEHTRELGHEVPEAPFAFLKPSTSVVGTGDDIQYPPFSRELHHEGELAIVIGRMCREVPRERVRDVIFGYTCANDVTARDVQRREKQWARAKGFDTACPLGPWVETDLDLARANDLTLQLTVNGEQRQLGRTSEMIHPIEDLVVTISEAMTLLPGDVILTGTPAGVGPLNVGDEVAVTIEGIGTLTNKVVKRG, from the coding sequence GTGCGCATCGCCAGGTTCTCCATCGACGGGAACGTTGCCTTCGGCGCGGTCGAGGGCGAGAAGCAGGACGAACTCGTCCTCGACATCATCAAGGGCATCCCGTTCGCGGAACACGAGTTGTCCGGGACGAAGGTGCCGCTGAGCAAGGTCAGGCTGCTCCCGCCGGTCCTCCCCAGCAAGGTCGTGGCCTTCGGTCGCAACTACGCCGAGCACACGCGCGAGCTGGGCCACGAGGTGCCCGAGGCCCCGTTCGCCTTCCTCAAGCCCTCCACCTCCGTGGTCGGAACCGGCGATGACATCCAGTACCCGCCGTTCTCCCGGGAACTGCACCACGAGGGCGAGCTGGCGATCGTCATCGGCCGCATGTGTCGCGAGGTGCCGCGCGAGCGCGTCAGGGACGTGATCTTCGGTTACACCTGCGCCAACGACGTCACCGCCCGTGACGTCCAGCGTCGCGAGAAGCAGTGGGCCCGCGCCAAGGGCTTCGACACCGCCTGCCCGCTCGGCCCCTGGGTGGAGACGGACCTGGACCTGGCCCGTGCGAACGACCTCACCCTCCAGCTCACGGTCAACGGTGAACAACGTCAGCTGGGCCGTACGAGCGAGATGATCCACCCCATCGAGGACCTGGTCGTCACCATCTCCGAGGCCATGACCCTGCTCCCCGGCGACGTCATCCTCACCGGCACCCCGGCAGGGGTCGGCCCCCTCAACGTCGGCGACGAGGTCGCCGTCACCATCGAAGGCATCGGCACTCTCACCAACAAGGTTGTCAAGCGTGGCTAG
- a CDS encoding DUF4188 domain-containing protein gives MSNRIVSGRTTANAEGEVAVLLIGMRINRFRAVHLWLPVMLAMFRMLRELEREPARGLRNRVLLTASPRTYYVVQYWESKEKLYAYATAPDAFHHKAWALFNRKERSGRLRGGVGIWHEAYVVPEGSYEAIYGDMPAFGLAAAYGQVPLDKRGRYAKDRFAYRSKEAEATGKTA, from the coding sequence ATGTCGAACCGGATCGTCTCAGGTCGTACCACCGCGAATGCCGAAGGTGAGGTGGCGGTCCTGCTGATCGGCATGCGCATCAACCGCTTCCGGGCCGTACACCTGTGGCTGCCCGTGATGCTGGCGATGTTCCGCATGCTGCGGGAACTGGAGCGGGAACCCGCGCGAGGCCTGCGCAACCGGGTCCTGCTGACTGCGTCTCCCCGCACGTACTACGTCGTGCAGTACTGGGAGTCCAAGGAGAAGCTCTACGCCTACGCCACCGCGCCGGACGCCTTCCACCACAAGGCCTGGGCGCTGTTCAACCGCAAGGAGCGCAGCGGCAGGCTGCGTGGAGGGGTGGGCATCTGGCACGAGGCGTACGTGGTGCCGGAAGGGTCCTACGAGGCGATCTACGGGGACATGCCGGCGTTCGGACTGGCCGCCGCGTACGGGCAGGTGCCGCTGGACAAGCGGGGCCGGTACGCGAAGGACCGGTTCGCCTACCGGTCGAAGGAGGCCGAGGCGACCGGGAAGACCGCCTGA
- a CDS encoding roadblock/LC7 domain-containing protein produces the protein MSQAAQNLNWLITNFVDNTPGVSHTVVVSADGLLLAMSEGFPRDRADQLAAVASGLTSLTAGASRIFEGGNVAQTVVEMERGFLFLMSVSDGSSLAVLAHPEADIGLVGYEMALLVDRAGAVLTPDLRAELQGSLLH, from the coding sequence ATGAGCCAGGCGGCACAGAACCTGAACTGGTTGATCACCAACTTTGTGGACAACACCCCCGGGGTGTCCCACACCGTGGTGGTCTCCGCCGACGGCCTTCTGCTGGCGATGTCCGAAGGCTTCCCACGGGACCGTGCCGACCAGCTGGCGGCGGTCGCCTCCGGGCTGACCTCGCTCACGGCCGGGGCGTCCCGGATCTTCGAGGGCGGCAACGTGGCGCAGACGGTCGTCGAGATGGAGCGCGGGTTCCTCTTCCTGATGTCGGTCTCGGACGGGTCGTCGCTCGCGGTCCTGGCCCACCCAGAGGCAGACATCGGCCTCGTCGGCTACGAGATGGCGTTGCTCGTCGACCGTGCGGGTGCGGTACTCACCCCGGACCTGCGCGCCGAACTCCAGGGCAGTCTGCTCCACTGA
- the gltX gene encoding glutamate--tRNA ligase, with translation MASAPGSPVRVRFCPSPTGNPHVGLVRTALFNWAFARHHQGTLVFRIEDTDAARDSEESYNQLLDAMRWLGFDWDEGPEVGGPHAPYRQSQRMDLYADIARKLLDGGHAYHCYCSQEELDTRREAARAAGKPSGYDGHCRDLTAEQVEQYEAEGRAPIVRFRMPDETITFTDLVRGELAFTPENVPDYGIVRANGAPLYTLVNPVDDALMEITHVLRGEDLLSSTPRQIALYRALIELGIAKQIPAFGHLPYVMGEGNKKLSKRDPQSSLNLYRERGFLPEGLLNYLSLLGWSLSADKDIFTIDDMVAAFDIADVNPNPARFDLKKCEAINADHIRMLDAKEFTERCRPWLKAPFAPWAPEAFDEAKWQAIAPHAQTRLKVLSEITDNVDFLFLPEPVLDEASWTKAMKEGSDALLRTAREKLESADWTSAESLKEAVLAAGEAHSLKLGKAQAPVRVAVTGRTVGLPLFESLEVLGKERTLSRIDAALAKLAA, from the coding sequence GTGGCTAGCGCACCCGGCTCACCCGTTCGCGTCCGTTTCTGCCCCTCGCCCACCGGTAACCCCCACGTGGGCCTGGTCCGCACCGCCCTGTTCAACTGGGCGTTCGCCCGGCACCACCAGGGCACCCTGGTCTTCCGCATCGAGGACACCGACGCGGCCCGCGACTCGGAGGAGTCGTACAACCAGCTGCTCGACGCGATGCGCTGGCTCGGCTTCGACTGGGACGAGGGGCCCGAGGTCGGCGGCCCGCACGCACCGTACCGCCAGTCGCAGCGCATGGACCTGTATGCCGACATCGCGCGGAAGCTCCTCGACGGCGGCCACGCCTACCACTGCTACTGCTCGCAGGAAGAGCTGGACACCCGTCGTGAAGCCGCCCGTGCGGCCGGCAAGCCGTCCGGCTACGACGGCCACTGTCGTGACCTCACCGCCGAGCAGGTCGAGCAGTACGAGGCCGAGGGTCGGGCTCCGATCGTCCGGTTCCGCATGCCGGACGAGACGATCACCTTCACCGACCTGGTCCGGGGCGAGCTGGCCTTCACCCCGGAGAACGTCCCGGACTACGGCATCGTCCGCGCGAACGGCGCTCCGCTGTACACCCTGGTGAACCCTGTCGACGACGCTCTGATGGAGATCACCCACGTCCTGCGCGGCGAGGACCTGCTCTCCTCCACGCCCCGCCAGATCGCCCTCTACCGGGCGCTGATCGAGCTGGGCATCGCCAAGCAGATCCCCGCCTTCGGTCACCTGCCGTACGTGATGGGTGAGGGCAACAAGAAGCTCTCCAAGCGCGACCCGCAGTCCTCGCTCAACCTCTACCGCGAGCGGGGGTTCTTGCCCGAGGGCCTGCTCAACTACCTCTCGCTGTTGGGCTGGTCGCTCTCGGCGGACAAGGACATCTTCACGATCGACGACATGGTCGCCGCCTTCGACATCGCGGACGTGAACCCCAACCCGGCGCGCTTCGACCTGAAGAAGTGCGAGGCGATCAACGCCGACCACATCCGGATGCTGGATGCGAAGGAGTTCACCGAGCGCTGCCGTCCCTGGCTCAAGGCCCCGTTCGCCCCCTGGGCGCCGGAGGCCTTCGACGAGGCCAAGTGGCAGGCCATCGCCCCGCACGCCCAGACCCGCCTGAAGGTCCTCTCCGAGATCACCGACAACGTCGACTTCCTGTTCCTACCGGAGCCGGTTCTCGACGAGGCCTCGTGGACCAAGGCGATGAAGGAGGGCTCCGACGCCTTGCTCCGCACGGCCCGCGAGAAGCTGGAGTCGGCCGACTGGACCTCCGCCGAGTCCCTCAAGGAGGCCGTCCTGGCAGCCGGTGAGGCCCACAGCCTCAAGCTCGGCAAGGCGCAGGCCCCGGTCCGTGTAGCCGTCACCGGTCGCACCGTCGGCCTGCCGCTCTTCGAGTCCCTGGAGGTCCTGGGCAAGGAGCGCACGCTGAGCCGCATCGACGCGGCACTGGCGAAGCTGGCCGCGTAA
- the ndgR gene encoding IclR family transcriptional regulator NdgR gives MDNSSGVGVLDKAALVLSALESGPATLAGLVGATGLARPTAHRLAVALEHHRMVARDMQGRFILGPRLAELAAAAGEDRLLATAGPVLTHLRDITGESAQLYRRQGDMRICVAAAERLSGLRDTVPVGSTLTMKAGSSAQILLAWEEPERLHRGLQGARFTATALSGVRRRGWAQSIGEREPGVASVSAPVRGPSNRVVAAVSVSGPIERLTRHPGRMHAQAVIDAAARLSEALRRSG, from the coding sequence ATGGACAACAGTAGCGGCGTCGGCGTTCTGGACAAGGCGGCCCTCGTCCTGAGCGCTCTGGAGTCCGGTCCGGCCACCCTCGCGGGTCTGGTCGGCGCCACCGGACTGGCACGACCCACGGCCCACCGCCTGGCCGTGGCCCTGGAACACCACCGCATGGTGGCACGCGACATGCAAGGCCGGTTCATCCTCGGCCCGCGCCTCGCGGAGCTCGCGGCTGCGGCCGGCGAAGACCGCCTGCTCGCGACGGCGGGCCCCGTACTCACCCACCTCCGCGACATCACCGGTGAGAGTGCACAGCTCTACCGGCGCCAGGGTGACATGCGGATCTGCGTGGCCGCGGCGGAGCGCCTGTCCGGCCTGCGGGACACCGTCCCGGTCGGCTCCACACTCACCATGAAGGCCGGGTCCTCAGCACAGATCCTGCTCGCCTGGGAGGAGCCCGAGCGCCTGCACCGCGGCCTGCAGGGGGCCCGCTTCACGGCGACGGCCCTGTCGGGTGTACGACGGCGCGGCTGGGCCCAGTCCATCGGTGAGCGGGAACCGGGCGTCGCGTCCGTCTCGGCTCCCGTGCGCGGCCCCTCCAACCGCGTGGTGGCCGCCGTCTCCGTCTCGGGGCCCATCGAGCGCCTGACGCGCCACCCGGGTCGCATGCACGCCCAGGCGGTCATCGACGCCGCGGCCCGCCTGTCGGAAGCGCTGCGCCGCTCGGGCTGA